From a single Gadus morhua chromosome 3, gadMor3.0, whole genome shotgun sequence genomic region:
- the LOC115540075 gene encoding CSC1-like protein 2 isoform X4 — MLRVLIVTMVMFGAGQACKAGQENCSVNNDAKDYCYSARIRSTVLQGLPFGGVPTVLALDFMCFLVLLFVFSILRKVAWDYGRLALVTDADSRRRDRDDYEPMKSVASAMHSETPDRYERLTSVSSSVDFDQRDNGFCSWLTAIFRIKDEEIREKCGEDAVHYLSFQRHIIGLLVVVGVLSVGIVLPVNFSGDLLENNAYSFGRTTIANLKSGTNLLWLHTSFAFMYLLLTVYSMRRHTSKMHYKEDDLVKRTLFINGISKYAEESQIKQHFEQAYENCTVLEARICYNVAKLMSLNAERKKTERSKKFFTDLMAKEHMPTMINPKPCGHLCCCAITGCEEEEAVSYYTKRESKLKEEYRKEKEKVNTKPLGMAFVTFQNEAMTAIILKDFNACQVQGCHCRQEPRSSTSSESLHVYNWSVSYAPDPQNVRWEHLSLGGISWWIRCFIINCILFLLLFFLTTPAIIISTMDKFNVTKPVEYLNNPIVTQFFPTLLLWAFSALLPTIVYYSAFFEAHWTRSGENRTTMHKCYTFLIFMVLLLPSLGLSSLDVFFRWLFDRKFLADATVRFECVFLPDNGAFFVNYVIASAFIGNAMDLLRIPGLLMYMIRLLMARSAADRRNVKRHQAYEFQFGAAYAWMMNVFTVVMAYSITCPIIVPFGLMYMLLKHLVDRYNMYYAYLPSKLDKKIHSSAVTQVVAAPILCLFWLLFFSTVRTGFVTPTSMFTLVVLIVTIVVCLSHVCFGHFKYLSAHNYKIDTKESEVDVVENGRPARPTSSPSSKAQQQMYIAHVLQEEGGVGVAEEDRSSSQDEELMNGGNINEADFLSGEDSLIANEATTDV, encoded by the exons ATGCTCAGAGTGCTGATCGTAACCATGGTGATGTTTGGGGCGGGGCAGGCGTGCAAGGCGGGCCAGGAGAACTGTTCTGTGAACAACGATGCCAAGGACTACTGCTACTCGGCCCGTATTCGCAGCACGGTCCTGCAGGGCCTGCCCTTCGGGGGCGTGCCCACCGTCCTGGCGCTGGACTTCATGTGCTTCCTG gTTCTCCTATTTGTCTTCTCCATCCTGCGGAAGGTTGCCTGGGACTATGGACGGCTGGCCCTGGTCACTGACGCAGACAG ccggaggagagacagagatgactATGAGCCGATGAAGAG TGTTGCCTCGGCGATGCACTCGGAGACACCGGACCGCTACGAACGGCTCACCTCCGTCTCCAGCTCAGTAGACTTCGACCAGCGAGACaat GGCTTCTGCTCCTGGCTGACGGCCATCTTCAGAATAAA GGACGAGGAGATCCGGGAGAAGTGTGGGGAGGACGCGGTGCACTACCTGTCCTTCCAGCGCCACATCATcgggctgctggtggtggtgggcgtgCTGTCGGTGGGAATCGTACTACCGGTCAACTTCTCTGGAGACCTGCTGG AAAACAACGCCTACAGCTTTGGAAGGACCACGATCGCCAACCTGAAGTCTGG GACCAACCTGCTGTGGCTCCACACGTCGTTCGCCTTCATGTATCTGCTGCTGACCGTCTACAGCATGAGGAGACACACGTCCAAGATGCACTACAAAGAGGATGACCTG GTGAAACGCACTTTATTTATCAACGGGATATCCAAGTACGCAGAAGAGAGCCAGATCAAGCAGCACTTTGA ACAAGCGTATGAGAACTGCACGGTTCTGGAGGCCCGGATCTGCTACAACGTGGCCAAACTCATGTCTCTCAATGCTGAACG gaAGAAGACGGAGAGAAGTAAGAAGTTCTTCACAGACCTGATGGCCAAGGAGCACATGCCCACCATGATCAACCCCAAGCCCTGTGGACACCTGTGCTGCTGCGCCATCACGGGCTGTGAggag GAGGAGGCGGTGAGCTACTACACCAAGAGGGAGTCCAAGCTGAAGGAGGAGtacaggaaggagaaggagaaggtcaACACCAAGCCTCTGGGCATGGCCTTCGTCACGTTCCAGAACGAAGCCATGACCGCCAT CATCCTGAAGGACTTCAACGCGTGTCAGGTCCAGGGCTGCCACTGCCGCCAGGAGCcgcgctcctccacctccagcgaGAGCCTCCACGTGTACAACTGGAGCGTCAGCTACGCCCCGGACCCCCAGAACGTCCGCTG GGAACATCTTTCTCTAGGGGGGATCTCTTGGTGGATCCGCTGCTTCATCATAAACtgcatcctcttcctcctcctcttcttcctcaccaCCCCCGCAATAATTATCTCCACCATGGACAAGTTCAACGTCACGAAACCAGTCGAGTACCTCAAC AACCCCATCGTGACCCAGTTCTTCCCCACCCTGCTCCTCTGGGCGTTCTCCGCCCTGCTCCCCACCATCGTCTACTACTCCGCCTTCTTCGAAGCCCATTGGACCAG GTCGGGGGAGAACAGAACCACCATGCACAAGTGTTACACCTTCCTCATCTTCATGGTCCTTCTGCTGCCCTCCCTAGGGCTCAGCAG CCTGGATGTGTTTTTCCGCTGGCTGTTTGATAGGAAGTTCCTGGCCGATGCCACCGTCAGGTTTGA gtgtgtgttccTGCCTGACAACGGGGCGTTCTTCGTGAACTACGTGATTGCGTCAGCGTTCATTGGTAACGCCATGGACCTGCTGCGCATACCGGGCCTCCTGATGTACATGATCCGCCTTCTGATGGCCCGCTCGGCCGCCGACCGCCGCAACGTCAAGAGA CACCAGGCCTATGAGTTTCAGTTTGGGGCAGCGTACGCCTGGATGATGAACGTCTTCACCGTGGTGATGGCCTACAGCATCACCTGCCCCATCATAGTCCCCTTCG GTCTCATGTACATGCTGCTGAAGCATCTGGTGGACCGCTACAACATGTACTACGCCTACCTGCCCTCCAAGCTGGACAAGAAGATCCACTCCAGCGCCGTCACCCAGGTGGTGGCCGCGCCCATCCTCTGCCTCTTCTGGCTGCTCTTCTTCTCCACCGTCCGCACAG GTTTCGTGACGCCCACCTCCATGTTCACCCTGGTGGTCCTGATCGTCACCATCGTGGTCTGTCTGTCCCACGTTTGCTTCGGGCACTTCAAGTACCTCAGTGCCCACAACTACAAG aTCGACACGAAGGAGAGTGAAGTGGACGTGGTGGAGAACGGCCGTCCAGCGAGACCCACCTCGTCTCCATCCAGTAAAGCTCAG cagCAGATGTACATCGCCCACGtgctgcaggaggagggaggcgtggGAGTTGCCGAGGAGGACCGCAGCTCCTCCCAGGATGAGGAGCTGATGAACGGGGGGAACATCAACGAGGCCGACTTCCTGTCCGGGGAGGACAGCCTCATCGCCAACGAG
- the LOC115540075 gene encoding CSC1-like protein 2 isoform X3 — protein sequence MLRVLIVTMVMFGAGQACKAGQENCSVNNDAKDYCYSARIRSTVLQGLPFGGVPTVLALDFMCFLVLLFVFSILRKVAWDYGRLALVTDADRWKKRFSELHDQGYVASAMHSETPDRYERLTSVSSSVDFDQRDNGFCSWLTAIFRIKDEEIREKCGEDAVHYLSFQRHIIGLLVVVGVLSVGIVLPVNFSGDLLENNAYSFGRTTIANLKSGTNLLWLHTSFAFMYLLLTVYSMRRHTSKMHYKEDDLVKRTLFINGISKYAEESQIKQHFEQAYENCTVLEARICYNVAKLMSLNAERKKTERSKKFFTDLMAKEHMPTMINPKPCGHLCCCAITGCEEEEAVSYYTKRESKLKEEYRKEKEKVNTKPLGMAFVTFQNEAMTAIILKDFNACQVQGCHCRQEPRSSTSSESLHVYNWSVSYAPDPQNVRWEHLSLGGISWWIRCFIINCILFLLLFFLTTPAIIISTMDKFNVTKPVEYLNNPIVTQFFPTLLLWAFSALLPTIVYYSAFFEAHWTRSGENRTTMHKCYTFLIFMVLLLPSLGLSSLDVFFRWLFDRKFLADATVRFECVFLPDNGAFFVNYVIASAFIGNAMDLLRIPGLLMYMIRLLMARSAADRRNVKRHQAYEFQFGAAYAWMMNVFTVVMAYSITCPIIVPFGLMYMLLKHLVDRYNMYYAYLPSKLDKKIHSSAVTQVVAAPILCLFWLLFFSTVRTGFVTPTSMFTLVVLIVTIVVCLSHVCFGHFKYLSAHNYKIDTKESEVDVVENGRPARPTSSPSSKAQQQMYIAHVLQEEGGVGVAEEDRSSSQDEELMNGGNINEADFLSGEDSLIANEATTDV from the exons ATGCTCAGAGTGCTGATCGTAACCATGGTGATGTTTGGGGCGGGGCAGGCGTGCAAGGCGGGCCAGGAGAACTGTTCTGTGAACAACGATGCCAAGGACTACTGCTACTCGGCCCGTATTCGCAGCACGGTCCTGCAGGGCCTGCCCTTCGGGGGCGTGCCCACCGTCCTGGCGCTGGACTTCATGTGCTTCCTG gTTCTCCTATTTGTCTTCTCCATCCTGCGGAAGGTTGCCTGGGACTATGGACGGCTGGCCCTGGTCACTGACGCAGACAG ATGGAAGAAGCGTTTCAGCGAACTACACGATCAGGGATA TGTTGCCTCGGCGATGCACTCGGAGACACCGGACCGCTACGAACGGCTCACCTCCGTCTCCAGCTCAGTAGACTTCGACCAGCGAGACaat GGCTTCTGCTCCTGGCTGACGGCCATCTTCAGAATAAA GGACGAGGAGATCCGGGAGAAGTGTGGGGAGGACGCGGTGCACTACCTGTCCTTCCAGCGCCACATCATcgggctgctggtggtggtgggcgtgCTGTCGGTGGGAATCGTACTACCGGTCAACTTCTCTGGAGACCTGCTGG AAAACAACGCCTACAGCTTTGGAAGGACCACGATCGCCAACCTGAAGTCTGG GACCAACCTGCTGTGGCTCCACACGTCGTTCGCCTTCATGTATCTGCTGCTGACCGTCTACAGCATGAGGAGACACACGTCCAAGATGCACTACAAAGAGGATGACCTG GTGAAACGCACTTTATTTATCAACGGGATATCCAAGTACGCAGAAGAGAGCCAGATCAAGCAGCACTTTGA ACAAGCGTATGAGAACTGCACGGTTCTGGAGGCCCGGATCTGCTACAACGTGGCCAAACTCATGTCTCTCAATGCTGAACG gaAGAAGACGGAGAGAAGTAAGAAGTTCTTCACAGACCTGATGGCCAAGGAGCACATGCCCACCATGATCAACCCCAAGCCCTGTGGACACCTGTGCTGCTGCGCCATCACGGGCTGTGAggag GAGGAGGCGGTGAGCTACTACACCAAGAGGGAGTCCAAGCTGAAGGAGGAGtacaggaaggagaaggagaaggtcaACACCAAGCCTCTGGGCATGGCCTTCGTCACGTTCCAGAACGAAGCCATGACCGCCAT CATCCTGAAGGACTTCAACGCGTGTCAGGTCCAGGGCTGCCACTGCCGCCAGGAGCcgcgctcctccacctccagcgaGAGCCTCCACGTGTACAACTGGAGCGTCAGCTACGCCCCGGACCCCCAGAACGTCCGCTG GGAACATCTTTCTCTAGGGGGGATCTCTTGGTGGATCCGCTGCTTCATCATAAACtgcatcctcttcctcctcctcttcttcctcaccaCCCCCGCAATAATTATCTCCACCATGGACAAGTTCAACGTCACGAAACCAGTCGAGTACCTCAAC AACCCCATCGTGACCCAGTTCTTCCCCACCCTGCTCCTCTGGGCGTTCTCCGCCCTGCTCCCCACCATCGTCTACTACTCCGCCTTCTTCGAAGCCCATTGGACCAG GTCGGGGGAGAACAGAACCACCATGCACAAGTGTTACACCTTCCTCATCTTCATGGTCCTTCTGCTGCCCTCCCTAGGGCTCAGCAG CCTGGATGTGTTTTTCCGCTGGCTGTTTGATAGGAAGTTCCTGGCCGATGCCACCGTCAGGTTTGA gtgtgtgttccTGCCTGACAACGGGGCGTTCTTCGTGAACTACGTGATTGCGTCAGCGTTCATTGGTAACGCCATGGACCTGCTGCGCATACCGGGCCTCCTGATGTACATGATCCGCCTTCTGATGGCCCGCTCGGCCGCCGACCGCCGCAACGTCAAGAGA CACCAGGCCTATGAGTTTCAGTTTGGGGCAGCGTACGCCTGGATGATGAACGTCTTCACCGTGGTGATGGCCTACAGCATCACCTGCCCCATCATAGTCCCCTTCG GTCTCATGTACATGCTGCTGAAGCATCTGGTGGACCGCTACAACATGTACTACGCCTACCTGCCCTCCAAGCTGGACAAGAAGATCCACTCCAGCGCCGTCACCCAGGTGGTGGCCGCGCCCATCCTCTGCCTCTTCTGGCTGCTCTTCTTCTCCACCGTCCGCACAG GTTTCGTGACGCCCACCTCCATGTTCACCCTGGTGGTCCTGATCGTCACCATCGTGGTCTGTCTGTCCCACGTTTGCTTCGGGCACTTCAAGTACCTCAGTGCCCACAACTACAAG aTCGACACGAAGGAGAGTGAAGTGGACGTGGTGGAGAACGGCCGTCCAGCGAGACCCACCTCGTCTCCATCCAGTAAAGCTCAG cagCAGATGTACATCGCCCACGtgctgcaggaggagggaggcgtggGAGTTGCCGAGGAGGACCGCAGCTCCTCCCAGGATGAGGAGCTGATGAACGGGGGGAACATCAACGAGGCCGACTTCCTGTCCGGGGAGGACAGCCTCATCGCCAACGAG
- the LOC115540075 gene encoding CSC1-like protein 2 isoform X1: protein MLRVLIVTMVMFGAGQACKAGQENCSVNNDAKDYCYSARIRSTVLQGLPFGGVPTVLALDFMCFLVLLFVFSILRKVAWDYGRLALVTDADRWKKRFSELHDQGYRRRDRDDYEPMKSVASAMHSETPDRYERLTSVSSSVDFDQRDNGFCSWLTAIFRIKDEEIREKCGEDAVHYLSFQRHIIGLLVVVGVLSVGIVLPVNFSGDLLENNAYSFGRTTIANLKSGTNLLWLHTSFAFMYLLLTVYSMRRHTSKMHYKEDDLVKRTLFINGISKYAEESQIKQHFEQAYENCTVLEARICYNVAKLMSLNAERKKTERSKKFFTDLMAKEHMPTMINPKPCGHLCCCAITGCEEEEAVSYYTKRESKLKEEYRKEKEKVNTKPLGMAFVTFQNEAMTAIILKDFNACQVQGCHCRQEPRSSTSSESLHVYNWSVSYAPDPQNVRWEHLSLGGISWWIRCFIINCILFLLLFFLTTPAIIISTMDKFNVTKPVEYLNNPIVTQFFPTLLLWAFSALLPTIVYYSAFFEAHWTRSGENRTTMHKCYTFLIFMVLLLPSLGLSSLDVFFRWLFDRKFLADATVRFECVFLPDNGAFFVNYVIASAFIGNAMDLLRIPGLLMYMIRLLMARSAADRRNVKRHQAYEFQFGAAYAWMMNVFTVVMAYSITCPIIVPFGLMYMLLKHLVDRYNMYYAYLPSKLDKKIHSSAVTQVVAAPILCLFWLLFFSTVRTGFVTPTSMFTLVVLIVTIVVCLSHVCFGHFKYLSAHNYKIDTKESEVDVVENGRPARPTSSPSSKAQQQMYIAHVLQEEGGVGVAEEDRSSSQDEELMNGGNINEADFLSGEDSLIANEATTDV, encoded by the exons ATGCTCAGAGTGCTGATCGTAACCATGGTGATGTTTGGGGCGGGGCAGGCGTGCAAGGCGGGCCAGGAGAACTGTTCTGTGAACAACGATGCCAAGGACTACTGCTACTCGGCCCGTATTCGCAGCACGGTCCTGCAGGGCCTGCCCTTCGGGGGCGTGCCCACCGTCCTGGCGCTGGACTTCATGTGCTTCCTG gTTCTCCTATTTGTCTTCTCCATCCTGCGGAAGGTTGCCTGGGACTATGGACGGCTGGCCCTGGTCACTGACGCAGACAG ATGGAAGAAGCGTTTCAGCGAACTACACGATCAGGGATA ccggaggagagacagagatgactATGAGCCGATGAAGAG TGTTGCCTCGGCGATGCACTCGGAGACACCGGACCGCTACGAACGGCTCACCTCCGTCTCCAGCTCAGTAGACTTCGACCAGCGAGACaat GGCTTCTGCTCCTGGCTGACGGCCATCTTCAGAATAAA GGACGAGGAGATCCGGGAGAAGTGTGGGGAGGACGCGGTGCACTACCTGTCCTTCCAGCGCCACATCATcgggctgctggtggtggtgggcgtgCTGTCGGTGGGAATCGTACTACCGGTCAACTTCTCTGGAGACCTGCTGG AAAACAACGCCTACAGCTTTGGAAGGACCACGATCGCCAACCTGAAGTCTGG GACCAACCTGCTGTGGCTCCACACGTCGTTCGCCTTCATGTATCTGCTGCTGACCGTCTACAGCATGAGGAGACACACGTCCAAGATGCACTACAAAGAGGATGACCTG GTGAAACGCACTTTATTTATCAACGGGATATCCAAGTACGCAGAAGAGAGCCAGATCAAGCAGCACTTTGA ACAAGCGTATGAGAACTGCACGGTTCTGGAGGCCCGGATCTGCTACAACGTGGCCAAACTCATGTCTCTCAATGCTGAACG gaAGAAGACGGAGAGAAGTAAGAAGTTCTTCACAGACCTGATGGCCAAGGAGCACATGCCCACCATGATCAACCCCAAGCCCTGTGGACACCTGTGCTGCTGCGCCATCACGGGCTGTGAggag GAGGAGGCGGTGAGCTACTACACCAAGAGGGAGTCCAAGCTGAAGGAGGAGtacaggaaggagaaggagaaggtcaACACCAAGCCTCTGGGCATGGCCTTCGTCACGTTCCAGAACGAAGCCATGACCGCCAT CATCCTGAAGGACTTCAACGCGTGTCAGGTCCAGGGCTGCCACTGCCGCCAGGAGCcgcgctcctccacctccagcgaGAGCCTCCACGTGTACAACTGGAGCGTCAGCTACGCCCCGGACCCCCAGAACGTCCGCTG GGAACATCTTTCTCTAGGGGGGATCTCTTGGTGGATCCGCTGCTTCATCATAAACtgcatcctcttcctcctcctcttcttcctcaccaCCCCCGCAATAATTATCTCCACCATGGACAAGTTCAACGTCACGAAACCAGTCGAGTACCTCAAC AACCCCATCGTGACCCAGTTCTTCCCCACCCTGCTCCTCTGGGCGTTCTCCGCCCTGCTCCCCACCATCGTCTACTACTCCGCCTTCTTCGAAGCCCATTGGACCAG GTCGGGGGAGAACAGAACCACCATGCACAAGTGTTACACCTTCCTCATCTTCATGGTCCTTCTGCTGCCCTCCCTAGGGCTCAGCAG CCTGGATGTGTTTTTCCGCTGGCTGTTTGATAGGAAGTTCCTGGCCGATGCCACCGTCAGGTTTGA gtgtgtgttccTGCCTGACAACGGGGCGTTCTTCGTGAACTACGTGATTGCGTCAGCGTTCATTGGTAACGCCATGGACCTGCTGCGCATACCGGGCCTCCTGATGTACATGATCCGCCTTCTGATGGCCCGCTCGGCCGCCGACCGCCGCAACGTCAAGAGA CACCAGGCCTATGAGTTTCAGTTTGGGGCAGCGTACGCCTGGATGATGAACGTCTTCACCGTGGTGATGGCCTACAGCATCACCTGCCCCATCATAGTCCCCTTCG GTCTCATGTACATGCTGCTGAAGCATCTGGTGGACCGCTACAACATGTACTACGCCTACCTGCCCTCCAAGCTGGACAAGAAGATCCACTCCAGCGCCGTCACCCAGGTGGTGGCCGCGCCCATCCTCTGCCTCTTCTGGCTGCTCTTCTTCTCCACCGTCCGCACAG GTTTCGTGACGCCCACCTCCATGTTCACCCTGGTGGTCCTGATCGTCACCATCGTGGTCTGTCTGTCCCACGTTTGCTTCGGGCACTTCAAGTACCTCAGTGCCCACAACTACAAG aTCGACACGAAGGAGAGTGAAGTGGACGTGGTGGAGAACGGCCGTCCAGCGAGACCCACCTCGTCTCCATCCAGTAAAGCTCAG cagCAGATGTACATCGCCCACGtgctgcaggaggagggaggcgtggGAGTTGCCGAGGAGGACCGCAGCTCCTCCCAGGATGAGGAGCTGATGAACGGGGGGAACATCAACGAGGCCGACTTCCTGTCCGGGGAGGACAGCCTCATCGCCAACGAG
- the LOC115540075 gene encoding CSC1-like protein 2 isoform X2, with product MLRVLIVTMVMFGAGQACKAGQENCSVNNDAKDYCYSARIRSTVLQGLPFGGVPTVLALDFMCFLVLLFVFSILRKVAWDYGRLALVTDADRWKKRFSELHDQGYRRRDRDDYEPMKSVASAMHSETPDRYERLTSVSSSVDFDQRDNGFCSWLTAIFRIKDEEIREKCGEDAVHYLSFQRHIIGLLVVVGVLSVGIVLPVNFSGDLLENNAYSFGRTTIANLKSGTNLLWLHTSFAFMYLLLTVYSMRRHTSKMHYKEDDLVKRTLFINGISKYAEESQIKQHFEQAYENCTVLEARICYNVAKLMSLNAERKKTERSKKFFTDLMAKEHMPTMINPKPCGHLCCCAITGCEEEEAVSYYTKRESKLKEEYRKEKEKVNTKPLGMAFVTFQNEAMTAIILKDFNACQVQGCHCRQEPRSSTSSESLHVYNWSVSYAPDPQNVRWEHLSLGGISWWIRCFIINCILFLLLFFLTTPAIIISTMDKFNVTKPVEYLNNPIVTQFFPTLLLWAFSALLPTIVYYSAFFEAHWTRSGENRTTMHKCYTFLIFMVLLLPSLGLSSLDVFFRWLFDRKFLADATVRFECVFLPDNGAFFVNYVIASAFIGNAMDLLRIPGLLMYMIRLLMARSAADRRNVKRHQAYEFQFGAAYAWMMNVFTVVMAYSITCPIIVPFGLMYMLLKHLVDRYNMYYAYLPSKLDKKIHSSAVTQVVAAPILCLFWLLFFSTVRTGFVTPTSMFTLVVLIVTIVVCLSHVCFGHFKYLSAHNYKIDTKESEVDVVENGRPARPTSSPSSKAQQMYIAHVLQEEGGVGVAEEDRSSSQDEELMNGGNINEADFLSGEDSLIANEATTDV from the exons ATGCTCAGAGTGCTGATCGTAACCATGGTGATGTTTGGGGCGGGGCAGGCGTGCAAGGCGGGCCAGGAGAACTGTTCTGTGAACAACGATGCCAAGGACTACTGCTACTCGGCCCGTATTCGCAGCACGGTCCTGCAGGGCCTGCCCTTCGGGGGCGTGCCCACCGTCCTGGCGCTGGACTTCATGTGCTTCCTG gTTCTCCTATTTGTCTTCTCCATCCTGCGGAAGGTTGCCTGGGACTATGGACGGCTGGCCCTGGTCACTGACGCAGACAG ATGGAAGAAGCGTTTCAGCGAACTACACGATCAGGGATA ccggaggagagacagagatgactATGAGCCGATGAAGAG TGTTGCCTCGGCGATGCACTCGGAGACACCGGACCGCTACGAACGGCTCACCTCCGTCTCCAGCTCAGTAGACTTCGACCAGCGAGACaat GGCTTCTGCTCCTGGCTGACGGCCATCTTCAGAATAAA GGACGAGGAGATCCGGGAGAAGTGTGGGGAGGACGCGGTGCACTACCTGTCCTTCCAGCGCCACATCATcgggctgctggtggtggtgggcgtgCTGTCGGTGGGAATCGTACTACCGGTCAACTTCTCTGGAGACCTGCTGG AAAACAACGCCTACAGCTTTGGAAGGACCACGATCGCCAACCTGAAGTCTGG GACCAACCTGCTGTGGCTCCACACGTCGTTCGCCTTCATGTATCTGCTGCTGACCGTCTACAGCATGAGGAGACACACGTCCAAGATGCACTACAAAGAGGATGACCTG GTGAAACGCACTTTATTTATCAACGGGATATCCAAGTACGCAGAAGAGAGCCAGATCAAGCAGCACTTTGA ACAAGCGTATGAGAACTGCACGGTTCTGGAGGCCCGGATCTGCTACAACGTGGCCAAACTCATGTCTCTCAATGCTGAACG gaAGAAGACGGAGAGAAGTAAGAAGTTCTTCACAGACCTGATGGCCAAGGAGCACATGCCCACCATGATCAACCCCAAGCCCTGTGGACACCTGTGCTGCTGCGCCATCACGGGCTGTGAggag GAGGAGGCGGTGAGCTACTACACCAAGAGGGAGTCCAAGCTGAAGGAGGAGtacaggaaggagaaggagaaggtcaACACCAAGCCTCTGGGCATGGCCTTCGTCACGTTCCAGAACGAAGCCATGACCGCCAT CATCCTGAAGGACTTCAACGCGTGTCAGGTCCAGGGCTGCCACTGCCGCCAGGAGCcgcgctcctccacctccagcgaGAGCCTCCACGTGTACAACTGGAGCGTCAGCTACGCCCCGGACCCCCAGAACGTCCGCTG GGAACATCTTTCTCTAGGGGGGATCTCTTGGTGGATCCGCTGCTTCATCATAAACtgcatcctcttcctcctcctcttcttcctcaccaCCCCCGCAATAATTATCTCCACCATGGACAAGTTCAACGTCACGAAACCAGTCGAGTACCTCAAC AACCCCATCGTGACCCAGTTCTTCCCCACCCTGCTCCTCTGGGCGTTCTCCGCCCTGCTCCCCACCATCGTCTACTACTCCGCCTTCTTCGAAGCCCATTGGACCAG GTCGGGGGAGAACAGAACCACCATGCACAAGTGTTACACCTTCCTCATCTTCATGGTCCTTCTGCTGCCCTCCCTAGGGCTCAGCAG CCTGGATGTGTTTTTCCGCTGGCTGTTTGATAGGAAGTTCCTGGCCGATGCCACCGTCAGGTTTGA gtgtgtgttccTGCCTGACAACGGGGCGTTCTTCGTGAACTACGTGATTGCGTCAGCGTTCATTGGTAACGCCATGGACCTGCTGCGCATACCGGGCCTCCTGATGTACATGATCCGCCTTCTGATGGCCCGCTCGGCCGCCGACCGCCGCAACGTCAAGAGA CACCAGGCCTATGAGTTTCAGTTTGGGGCAGCGTACGCCTGGATGATGAACGTCTTCACCGTGGTGATGGCCTACAGCATCACCTGCCCCATCATAGTCCCCTTCG GTCTCATGTACATGCTGCTGAAGCATCTGGTGGACCGCTACAACATGTACTACGCCTACCTGCCCTCCAAGCTGGACAAGAAGATCCACTCCAGCGCCGTCACCCAGGTGGTGGCCGCGCCCATCCTCTGCCTCTTCTGGCTGCTCTTCTTCTCCACCGTCCGCACAG GTTTCGTGACGCCCACCTCCATGTTCACCCTGGTGGTCCTGATCGTCACCATCGTGGTCTGTCTGTCCCACGTTTGCTTCGGGCACTTCAAGTACCTCAGTGCCCACAACTACAAG aTCGACACGAAGGAGAGTGAAGTGGACGTGGTGGAGAACGGCCGTCCAGCGAGACCCACCTCGTCTCCATCCAGTAAAGCTCAG CAGATGTACATCGCCCACGtgctgcaggaggagggaggcgtggGAGTTGCCGAGGAGGACCGCAGCTCCTCCCAGGATGAGGAGCTGATGAACGGGGGGAACATCAACGAGGCCGACTTCCTGTCCGGGGAGGACAGCCTCATCGCCAACGAG